A window of Xyrauchen texanus isolate HMW12.3.18 chromosome 10, RBS_HiC_50CHRs, whole genome shotgun sequence contains these coding sequences:
- the LOC127650079 gene encoding homeobox protein XHOX-3-like isoform X1 produces MDSTKVLVMRAECGQIGIPSAKTGSNLSEATGDPMREQQDNPIHQNSLSPGSVPYSRNLVEIAIKGHPAKCGDLTFASKPSAPGRELTDTPNKEAISSDAESDLYEEIDVSCTPESMDYPSGQGLETGSPNHGKEIGVDNSKLGSGPGALNYASDQMRRYRTAFTREQITRLEKEFYRENYVSRPRRCELAATLNLPETTIKVWFQNRRMKDKRQRLAMTWPHPADPAFYTYMMSHAAATGSLPYTFPSHLPLPYYSPLSGVTASSVSATGGPFSNPLRSLDSFRVLSHPYPRPELLCAFRHPSLYPSQGHGLGPGGSPCSCLACHAASQSNGLPQRSNNADFSCSPTTRTEAFLTFSPAVLSKSSSVSVHQREEVPLTR; encoded by the exons ATGGACAGCACTAAAGTCTTGGTGATGCGCGCTGAGTGTGGTCAGATTGGTATTCCGTCTGCCAAAACTGGCTCAAATTTGTCGGAAGCTACTGGAGACCCCATGCGAGAGCAACAGGACAACCCGATTCACCAGAACAGTCTAAGTCCTGGCTCCGTGCCTTACTCGAGAAACCTTGTGGAAATAGCGATCAAGGGACATCCTGCAAAGTGCGGAGATTTGACATTTGCTAGCAAGCCCTCTGCGCCGGGCAGAGAGTTGACAGACACCCCTAATAAAGAAGCTATCAGCTCAGATGCGGAATCAGACCTCTATGAGGAAATAGATGTTAGCTGTACTCCCGAGAGCATGGATTACCCGAGTGGACAAG GACTGGAAACGGGTTCGCCGAACCATGGCAAAGAAATTGGCGTGGACAACAGTAAGTTGGGTTCAGGCCCAGGGGCTCTAAACTACGCTTCTGACCAGATGCGACGGTATCGAACAGCTTTCACGAGAGAGCAGATAACACGACTGGAGAAAGAGTTTTACCGGGAAAATTACGTGTCCAGGCCACGTAGGTGCGAGTTGGCGGCTACCTTAAATTTACCGGAAACAACCATCAAG GTTTGGTTTCAGAACCGTCGCATGAAGGACAAGAGACAGCGGCTGGCGATGACTTGGCCGCATCCTGCAGACCCCGCCTTTTACACCTATATGATGAGCCATGCTGCAGCCACAGGCAGCCTGCCCTATACATTTCCATCACATCTTCCTCTACCTTACTACTCTCCCCTCAGCGGTGTAACTGCAAGTTCCGTCTCTGCCACCGGGGGTCCATTTTCCAACCCTCTGCGCTCGCTGGACAGTTTTCGGGTTCTTTCGCATCCATATCCGCGTCCTGAGCTGCTGTGCGCCTTCAGACACCCATCACTGTACCCCAGCCAGGGTCATGGTCTTGGTCCCGGGGGAAGTCCATGCTCCTGCCTTGCCTGTCATGCTGCCAGTCAGTCAAATGGTCTCCCACAGAGGTCCAACAACGCAGATTTTTCGTGCTCGCCCACGACCAGGACTGAGGCCTTCCTAACGTTCTCTCCAGCAGTCCTAAGCAAATCATCTTCAGTCTCGGTGCACCAAAGGGAGGAAGTGCCACTGACCAGATAA
- the LOC127650079 gene encoding homeobox protein XHOX-3-like isoform X3, translating to MRRYRTAFTREQITRLEKEFYRENYVSRPRRCELAATLNLPETTIKVWFQNRRMKDKRQRLAMTWPHPADPAFYTYMMSHAAATGSLPYTFPSHLPLPYYSPLSGVTASSVSATGGPFSNPLRSLDSFRVLSHPYPRPELLCAFRHPSLYPSQGHGLGPGGSPCSCLACHAASQSNGLPQRSNNADFSCSPTTRTEAFLTFSPAVLSKSSSVSVHQREEVPLTR from the exons ATGCGACGGTATCGAACAGCTTTCACGAGAGAGCAGATAACACGACTGGAGAAAGAGTTTTACCGGGAAAATTACGTGTCCAGGCCACGTAGGTGCGAGTTGGCGGCTACCTTAAATTTACCGGAAACAACCATCAAG GTTTGGTTTCAGAACCGTCGCATGAAGGACAAGAGACAGCGGCTGGCGATGACTTGGCCGCATCCTGCAGACCCCGCCTTTTACACCTATATGATGAGCCATGCTGCAGCCACAGGCAGCCTGCCCTATACATTTCCATCACATCTTCCTCTACCTTACTACTCTCCCCTCAGCGGTGTAACTGCAAGTTCCGTCTCTGCCACCGGGGGTCCATTTTCCAACCCTCTGCGCTCGCTGGACAGTTTTCGGGTTCTTTCGCATCCATATCCGCGTCCTGAGCTGCTGTGCGCCTTCAGACACCCATCACTGTACCCCAGCCAGGGTCATGGTCTTGGTCCCGGGGGAAGTCCATGCTCCTGCCTTGCCTGTCATGCTGCCAGTCAGTCAAATGGTCTCCCACAGAGGTCCAACAACGCAGATTTTTCGTGCTCGCCCACGACCAGGACTGAGGCCTTCCTAACGTTCTCTCCAGCAGTCCTAAGCAAATCATCTTCAGTCTCGGTGCACCAAAGGGAGGAAGTGCCACTGACCAGATAA
- the LOC127650079 gene encoding homeobox protein XHOX-3-like isoform X2, which produces MRKAHNLHSLCYAEQTHTGLETGSPNHGKEIGVDNSKLGSGPGALNYASDQMRRYRTAFTREQITRLEKEFYRENYVSRPRRCELAATLNLPETTIKVWFQNRRMKDKRQRLAMTWPHPADPAFYTYMMSHAAATGSLPYTFPSHLPLPYYSPLSGVTASSVSATGGPFSNPLRSLDSFRVLSHPYPRPELLCAFRHPSLYPSQGHGLGPGGSPCSCLACHAASQSNGLPQRSNNADFSCSPTTRTEAFLTFSPAVLSKSSSVSVHQREEVPLTR; this is translated from the exons GACTGGAAACGGGTTCGCCGAACCATGGCAAAGAAATTGGCGTGGACAACAGTAAGTTGGGTTCAGGCCCAGGGGCTCTAAACTACGCTTCTGACCAGATGCGACGGTATCGAACAGCTTTCACGAGAGAGCAGATAACACGACTGGAGAAAGAGTTTTACCGGGAAAATTACGTGTCCAGGCCACGTAGGTGCGAGTTGGCGGCTACCTTAAATTTACCGGAAACAACCATCAAG GTTTGGTTTCAGAACCGTCGCATGAAGGACAAGAGACAGCGGCTGGCGATGACTTGGCCGCATCCTGCAGACCCCGCCTTTTACACCTATATGATGAGCCATGCTGCAGCCACAGGCAGCCTGCCCTATACATTTCCATCACATCTTCCTCTACCTTACTACTCTCCCCTCAGCGGTGTAACTGCAAGTTCCGTCTCTGCCACCGGGGGTCCATTTTCCAACCCTCTGCGCTCGCTGGACAGTTTTCGGGTTCTTTCGCATCCATATCCGCGTCCTGAGCTGCTGTGCGCCTTCAGACACCCATCACTGTACCCCAGCCAGGGTCATGGTCTTGGTCCCGGGGGAAGTCCATGCTCCTGCCTTGCCTGTCATGCTGCCAGTCAGTCAAATGGTCTCCCACAGAGGTCCAACAACGCAGATTTTTCGTGCTCGCCCACGACCAGGACTGAGGCCTTCCTAACGTTCTCTCCAGCAGTCCTAAGCAAATCATCTTCAGTCTCGGTGCACCAAAGGGAGGAAGTGCCACTGACCAGATAA